Below is a window of Enterobacter kobei DNA.
CTAAAATTCTGCGTCCTCATATTGTATGAGGTCGATTTATTACGTGTTTACGAAGCAAAAGCTAAAACCAGGAGCTATTTAATGGCAACAGTTAACCAGCTGGTACGCAAACCACGCGCTCGCAAAGTTGCAAAAAGCAACGTGCCTGCGCTGGAAGCATGCCCGCAAAAACGTGGTGTATGTACTCGTGTATACACTACTACCCCGAAAAAACCGAACTCCGCACTGCGTAAAGTATGCCGTGTTCGTCTGACAAACGGTTTTGAAGTGACTTCCTACATTGGTGGTGAAGGTCACAACCTGCAGGAGCACTCCGTGATCCTGATCCGTGGCGGTCGTGTAAAAGACCTTCCGGGTGTTCGTTACCACACCGTTCGTGGTGCGCTCGACTGCTCCGGCGTTAAAGACCGTAAGCAATCACGCTCCAAGTATGGCGTGAAACGTCCTAAGGCTTAATGGTTCTCCGTTAAGTAAGGCCAAACGTTTTATATTAATGTCAAACTAAACTCTTTGAGTTTTGGACAATCCTGAATTAACAACGGAGTATTTCCATGCCACGTCGTCGCGTCATTGGTCAGCGTAAAATTCTGCCGGATCCTAAGTTCGGATCAGAACTGCTGGCTAAATTTGTAAATATCCTGATGGTAGATGGTAAAAAATCTACTGCAGAATCAATCGTCTACACTGCTCTTGAGACCCTGGCTCAACGTAGCGGTAAAGGCCACCTGGAAGCGTTCGAAGTTGCTCTCGAAAACGTGCGTCCGACTGTAGAAGTTAAGTCCCGTCGCGTTGGTGGTTCAACTTATCAGGTTCCAGTTGAAGTACGTCCGGTTCGTCGTAATGCTCTGGCAATGCGTTGGATCGTTGAAGCTGCTCGTAAACGCGGTGATAAATCCATGGCTCTCCGCCTGGCGAACGAACTTTCTGATGCTGCAGAGAACAAAGGTACTGCAGTTAAGAAACGTGAAGACGTTCACCGTATGGCTGAAGCCAACAAGGCGTTCGCACACTACCGTTGGTAATCCCTTCGGAGTAATAGTCACCAGGCGGGCGCTTCACAAAAGCTGCCCGCTTTGGGCTACTTAAATTGAACGCCAAAGGCAATAGAGGAATCAAATGGCTCGTACAACACCCATTGCACGCTACCGTAACATCGGTATCAGTGCGCACATCGACGCCGGTAAAACCACTACTACCGAACGTATTCTGTTCTACACCGGTGTAAACCATAAAATCGGTGAAGTTCATGACGGCGCCGCAACCATGGACTGGATGGAGCAGGAGCAGGAGCGTGGTATCACCATTACCTCCGCTGCGACTACCGCATTCTGGTCTGGTATGGCGAAGCAGTATGAACCGCATCGCGTAAACATCATCGACACCCCGGGTCACGTTGACTTCACCATCGAAGTAGAACGTTCCATGCGTGTTCTTGACGGTGCTGTAATGGTTTACTGCGCAGTTGGTGGTGTTCAGCCGCAGTCTGAAACCGTATGGCGTCAGGCAAACAAATACAAAGTTCCGCGTATTGCGTTCGTTAACAAAATGGACCGCATGGGCGCTAACTTCCTGAAAGTTGTTGGTCAGATCAAATCCCGTCTGGGCGCGAACCCGGTTCCGCTGCAGCTGGCGATTGGTGCTGAAGAAGGTTTCACCGGTGTTGTTGACCTGGTGAAAATGAAAGCCATCAACTGGAACGATGCCGACCAGGGCGTGACCTTCGAATACGAAGACATCCCTGCAGACATGGCTGACCTGGCTGAAGAATGGCACCAGAATCTGATCGAATCTGCTGCTGAAGCTTCTGAAGAGCTGATGGAAAAATACCTGGGCGGCGAAGAGCTGACCGAGGAAGAAATCAAAGGTGCTCTGCGTCAGCGCGTTCTGAACAACGAAATCATCCTGGTAACCTGTGGTTCTGCGTTTAAGAACAAAGGTGTTCAGGCGATGCTGGATGCGGTAATTGATTACCTGCCAGCACCGACAGACGTACCGGCAATCAACGGTATGCTGGACGACGGTAAAGACACGCCTTCTGAGCGTCATGCAAGTGATGACGAGCCGTTTGCTGCTCTGGCATTCAAAATTGCTACCGACCCGTTCGTAGGTAACCTGACGTTCTTCCGCGTGTACTCTGGCGTGGTTAACTCCGGTGATACCGTTTATAACCCAGTGAAATCGGCTCGTGAGCGTTTTGGTCGTATCGTTCAGATGCACGCTAACAAACGTGAAGAGATCAAAGAAGTTCGCGCGGGCGACATTGCTGCGGCAATCGGTCTGAAAGACGTGACTACAGGTGACACCATCTGTGATCCGGACAACGTGATCATTCTGGAGCGTATGGAATTCCCGGAACCGGTAATCTCCATCGCTGTAGAACCGAAAACCAAAGCTGACCAGGAAAAAATGGGTCTGGCTCTGGGCCGTCTGGCTAAAGAAGACCCGTCATTCCGCGTATGGACTGACGAAGAATCTAACCAGACTATCATCGCTGGTATGGGTGAACTTCACCTGGACATCATCGTTGACCGTATGAAGCGTGAATTCAACGTTGAAGCTAACGTGGGTAAACCTCAGGTTGCTTACCGCGAAGCGATTCGCGCGAAAGTTACCGACATTGAAGGTAAACACGCTAAGCAGTCTGGTGGTCGTGGTCAGTACGGTCACGTTGTGATCGACATGTACCCGCTGGAGCCGGGCTCAAATCCGAAAGGTTATGAGTTCATCAACGACATTAAAGGTGGTGTAATTCCTGGCGAATACATCCCGGCCGTTGATAAAGGTATCCAGGAGCAGCTGAAGTCTGGTCCGCTGGCTGGTTATCCGGTAGTAGATCTGGGCGTGCGTCTGCACTTCGGTTCTTACCATGACGTTGACTCCTCTGAACTGGCGTTTAAACTGGCTGCGTCTATTGCCTTTAAAGATGGCTTTAAGAAAGCAAAACCTGTTCTGCTTGAGCCAATCATGAAGGTTGAAGTAGAAACGCCGGAAGAGAACACTGGTGACGTCATCGGTGACTTGAGCCGTCGTCGTGGTATGCTGCGCGGTCAGGAATCTGACGTGACTGGCGTTAAGATCCACGCTGAAGTTCCGCTGTCTGAAATGTTCGGATATGCGACCCAGCTGCGTTCTCTGACCAAAGGTCGTGCATCCTATACGATGGAATTCCTGAAGTATGATGATGCCCCGAACAACGTTGCTCAGGCAGTAATTGAAGCCCGTAGCAAATAAGCTCAGGCTTTAAAAACATTGATCCCGTGCTCTCTCCTTGAGGGGGGAGCACTATAGTAAGGAATATAGCCGTGTCTAAAGAAAAATTTGAACGTACAAAACCGCACGTTAACGTGGGCACCATCGGCCACGTTGACCACGGTAAAACTACTCTGACCGCTGCAATCACTACCGTTCTGGCTAAAACCTACGGTGGTTCTGCTCGTGCATTCGATCAGATCGATAACGCGCCGGAAGAAAAAGCTCGTGGTATCACCATCAACACTTCTCACGTTGAATATGACACCCCGACTCGCCACTACGCACACGTAGACTGCCCGGGCCACGCCGACTATGTTAAAAACATGATCACCGGTGCTGCTCAGATGGATGGCGCAATCCTGGTTGTTGCTGCGACTGACGGCCCGATGCCGCAGACCCGTGAGCACATCCTGCTGGGTCGCCAGGTAGGCGTTCCGTACATCATCGTGTTCCTGAACAAATGCGACATGGTTGATGACGAAGAGCTGCTGGAACTGGTAGAGATGGAAGTTCGTGAACTGCTGTCTCAGTACGATTTCCCGGGCGACGACACCCCGATCGTACGTGGTTCTGCACTGAAAGCGCTGGAAGGCGAAGCACAGTGGGAAGAGAAAATCATCGAACTGGCTGGCTACCTGGATTCTTACATCCCGGAACCAGAACGTGCGATTGACAAGCCGTTCCTGCTGCCTATCGAAGACGTATTCTCCATCTCCGGCCGTGGTACTGTTGTAACCGGTCGTGTAGAGCGCGGTATCGTTAAAGTGGGTGAAGAAGTTGAAATCGTTGGTATCAAAGATACTGCGAAATCAACCTGTACTGGCGTTGAAATGTTCCGCAAACTGCTGGACGAAGGCCGTGCTGGTGAGAACGTTGGTGTTCTGCTGCGTGGTATCAAACGTGAAGAAATCGAACGTGGTCAGGTACTGGCTAAGCCGGGTTCAATCAAGCCGCACACCAAATTCGAATCTGAAGTATACATTCTGTCCAAAGATGAAGGCGGCCGTCATACTCCGTTCTTCAAAGGCTACCGTCCGCAGTTCTACTTCCGTACAACTGACGTGACTGGCACCATCGAACTGCCGGAAGGCGTTGAGATGGTAATGCCGGGCGACAACATCAAAATGGTTGTTACCCTGATCCACCCGATCGCGATGGACGACGGTCTGCGTTTCGCAATCCGTGAAGGCGGCCGTACCGTTGGCGCGGGCGTTGTTGCTAAAGTTATCAGCTAATTACTGATAAAAGTTAACCCTTTCGGGGTTAATCTTAATAAATGCCAGCCACTGATGTGGTTGGCATTTTTTTTGTCTGTTGTTTATCCTCGGTTTCCTGCTACTTATTCATTTCTTTTATTAATCATTCTATAATTTCTAAATTTTCTGTCGCATCGAAAAACATCCTATAAATAATGAGTTAAGGATTCTCTTAATATTTATTATTAATCACTTAAGTTTGCAGGAAAGATTAATTG
It encodes the following:
- the rpsL gene encoding 30S ribosomal protein S12, coding for MATVNQLVRKPRARKVAKSNVPALEACPQKRGVCTRVYTTTPKKPNSALRKVCRVRLTNGFEVTSYIGGEGHNLQEHSVILIRGGRVKDLPGVRYHTVRGALDCSGVKDRKQSRSKYGVKRPKA
- the rpsG gene encoding 30S ribosomal protein S7 — translated: MPRRRVIGQRKILPDPKFGSELLAKFVNILMVDGKKSTAESIVYTALETLAQRSGKGHLEAFEVALENVRPTVEVKSRRVGGSTYQVPVEVRPVRRNALAMRWIVEAARKRGDKSMALRLANELSDAAENKGTAVKKREDVHRMAEANKAFAHYRW
- the fusA gene encoding elongation factor G, producing MARTTPIARYRNIGISAHIDAGKTTTTERILFYTGVNHKIGEVHDGAATMDWMEQEQERGITITSAATTAFWSGMAKQYEPHRVNIIDTPGHVDFTIEVERSMRVLDGAVMVYCAVGGVQPQSETVWRQANKYKVPRIAFVNKMDRMGANFLKVVGQIKSRLGANPVPLQLAIGAEEGFTGVVDLVKMKAINWNDADQGVTFEYEDIPADMADLAEEWHQNLIESAAEASEELMEKYLGGEELTEEEIKGALRQRVLNNEIILVTCGSAFKNKGVQAMLDAVIDYLPAPTDVPAINGMLDDGKDTPSERHASDDEPFAALAFKIATDPFVGNLTFFRVYSGVVNSGDTVYNPVKSARERFGRIVQMHANKREEIKEVRAGDIAAAIGLKDVTTGDTICDPDNVIILERMEFPEPVISIAVEPKTKADQEKMGLALGRLAKEDPSFRVWTDEESNQTIIAGMGELHLDIIVDRMKREFNVEANVGKPQVAYREAIRAKVTDIEGKHAKQSGGRGQYGHVVIDMYPLEPGSNPKGYEFINDIKGGVIPGEYIPAVDKGIQEQLKSGPLAGYPVVDLGVRLHFGSYHDVDSSELAFKLAASIAFKDGFKKAKPVLLEPIMKVEVETPEENTGDVIGDLSRRRGMLRGQESDVTGVKIHAEVPLSEMFGYATQLRSLTKGRASYTMEFLKYDDAPNNVAQAVIEARSK
- the tuf gene encoding elongation factor Tu; its protein translation is MSKEKFERTKPHVNVGTIGHVDHGKTTLTAAITTVLAKTYGGSARAFDQIDNAPEEKARGITINTSHVEYDTPTRHYAHVDCPGHADYVKNMITGAAQMDGAILVVAATDGPMPQTREHILLGRQVGVPYIIVFLNKCDMVDDEELLELVEMEVRELLSQYDFPGDDTPIVRGSALKALEGEAQWEEKIIELAGYLDSYIPEPERAIDKPFLLPIEDVFSISGRGTVVTGRVERGIVKVGEEVEIVGIKDTAKSTCTGVEMFRKLLDEGRAGENVGVLLRGIKREEIERGQVLAKPGSIKPHTKFESEVYILSKDEGGRHTPFFKGYRPQFYFRTTDVTGTIELPEGVEMVMPGDNIKMVVTLIHPIAMDDGLRFAIREGGRTVGAGVVAKVIS